A single Chloroflexota bacterium DNA region contains:
- a CDS encoding EAL domain-containing protein codes for MAPGIVPTRRAGATRRAEPRPAAEPRAAEPRPAAEPSAVEAADTAFLAAVFDTVAALLIVLDPDGRIVRFNRACERATGWSADEVRGVPFWELLLPADQISAVRAAFEELIRGTELGTHENHWLTRTGGRRLISWTNTTIVRDGAVAYIIGTGIDITERRRTDEAMRAIEAVGDVLATEGPSPSALRQVVDHLADRFGYKLVSIYLAEAGRLHLASQKGYGDPIVWYDEGRGVIGRALRERGAQLVQDVTVDPDYIALDPTTRSEICVPLIAGDELLGIVNVERPGEDGQLDERDLRLLQSVADRVASAVALGRKRILLEVQAFHDSLTGLANRALFIDRTDHAIAVRSRAGGQPVAVIFLDLDDFKTVNDGMGHAAGDELLVQVARRMADALRPSDTIARLGGDEFAILLEDVGSVRDALDAADRITASLRAPFSVAGHLVSVLASAGVALGSTSAADLLRDADLAMYCAKRDGKDRSAAFEPAMREAAIARLDLERELRLSIPHGDFRLLYQPVVDLGTGRTVAVEALVRWAHPTRGLLRPDAFMAAAEETGLIVPLGRRVIQDACRQARSWSERGWAPLPVSVNLSVRQVADPDLVADLRRAIAEAGIDARWLSVEVTESILMGNVPRAVETLAEIRSLGMRVALDDFGTGYSALAYIKDLPVDIIKVDRSFVAGVDRAPDRAAIVETILRLGRLLGLTTIAEGVETEAERRTVRELGADLAQGYLFSRPLSAEDLERYLMRDEAPAA; via the coding sequence ATGGCTCCAGGTATCGTCCCGACTCGCCGCGCGGGCGCCACACGCCGCGCGGAGCCGCGACCGGCCGCCGAGCCGCGTGCCGCCGAGCCGCGACCGGCCGCCGAGCCCTCCGCCGTCGAAGCCGCCGACACGGCGTTCCTCGCCGCGGTCTTCGACACTGTCGCGGCACTTCTCATCGTCCTGGATCCGGATGGCCGCATCGTGCGCTTCAATCGCGCCTGCGAGCGGGCGACCGGCTGGTCCGCCGACGAGGTCCGCGGCGTCCCGTTCTGGGAGCTTCTCCTCCCCGCCGACCAGATCAGTGCGGTCCGCGCGGCGTTCGAGGAGCTGATCCGCGGGACTGAGCTCGGTACGCACGAGAACCACTGGCTCACCCGCACCGGCGGCCGGCGCCTCATCTCATGGACGAACACGACGATCGTCCGGGATGGCGCGGTGGCCTACATCATCGGTACCGGGATCGACATCACGGAACGCCGCCGCACGGACGAGGCGATGCGAGCGATCGAGGCCGTCGGCGACGTCCTCGCGACGGAGGGTCCGTCGCCGTCTGCCCTTCGCCAGGTGGTCGACCATCTCGCGGACCGCTTCGGCTACAAGCTCGTCTCGATCTACCTCGCCGAGGCGGGCCGGCTTCACCTCGCCAGCCAGAAGGGCTATGGCGATCCGATCGTCTGGTACGACGAGGGTCGCGGCGTCATCGGGCGGGCGCTTCGCGAGCGTGGCGCACAGCTCGTGCAGGATGTGACCGTCGACCCCGACTACATCGCCCTCGACCCGACGACCCGGAGCGAGATCTGCGTTCCCCTCATCGCCGGCGACGAGCTCCTCGGCATCGTCAACGTCGAACGGCCCGGCGAGGACGGCCAGCTCGACGAGCGCGACCTGCGCCTGCTCCAGTCCGTCGCCGACCGGGTGGCGAGCGCCGTCGCCCTCGGTCGCAAACGGATCCTCCTCGAGGTCCAGGCGTTCCACGACAGTCTCACGGGCCTCGCCAACCGGGCCCTCTTCATCGACAGGACGGATCACGCGATCGCCGTCAGAAGCCGTGCCGGGGGCCAGCCGGTGGCGGTCATCTTCCTCGATCTCGACGATTTCAAGACGGTCAATGACGGGATGGGTCACGCCGCCGGCGACGAGCTGCTCGTCCAGGTCGCCCGGCGCATGGCCGATGCACTCCGGCCGAGTGACACGATCGCCCGGCTCGGCGGCGACGAGTTCGCGATCCTCCTCGAGGATGTCGGCTCGGTCCGTGACGCCCTCGATGCGGCGGACCGCATCACCGCCAGCCTGCGCGCGCCGTTCAGCGTCGCCGGGCATCTGGTCAGCGTCCTCGCCAGCGCCGGCGTTGCCCTCGGGTCCACCTCGGCGGCAGACCTGCTCCGCGACGCGGACCTCGCGATGTACTGCGCGAAGCGCGATGGCAAGGATCGATCGGCCGCCTTCGAGCCGGCGATGCGCGAGGCGGCCATCGCCCGCCTCGACCTCGAACGGGAGCTCCGCCTCTCGATCCCGCACGGCGACTTCCGCCTCCTCTACCAGCCCGTCGTGGATCTGGGGACGGGCCGGACGGTCGCAGTGGAAGCTCTCGTCCGGTGGGCGCATCCGACTCGAGGCCTCCTCCGTCCGGACGCCTTCATGGCCGCAGCGGAGGAAACGGGGCTCATCGTGCCGCTCGGACGACGGGTCATCCAGGACGCCTGCCGTCAGGCGCGATCCTGGTCTGAGCGCGGCTGGGCACCCCTGCCGGTGAGCGTCAACCTGTCGGTCCGCCAGGTCGCCGATCCCGACCTCGTCGCCGACCTCCGGCGGGCCATCGCGGAGGCCGGGATCGACGCGCGATGGCTTTCCGTGGAGGTGACCGAGAGCATCCTCATGGGCAACGTCCCCCGCGCGGTCGAGACCCTCGCCGAGATCCGTTCCCTGGGCATGCGCGTCGCCCTCGACGACTTCGGGACCGGATACTCAGCCCTCGCCTACATCAAGGATCTGCCGGTCGACATCATCAAGGTCGATCGTTCGTTCGTGGCCGGCGTGGACAGGGCGCCGGACCGGGCCGCGATCGTCGAGACGATCCTCCGGCTCGGCCGGCTCCTCGGGCTCACGACCATCGCCGAGGGCGTGGAAACGGAGGCTGAGCGGAGGACGGTGCGCGAGCTCGGGGCCGACCTTGCCCAGGGATACCTGTTCAGCCGGCCGCTCTCGGCGGAGGACCTTGAGCGCTATCTCATGCGCGACGAGGCACCGGCGGCCTGA
- the ligD gene encoding non-homologous end-joining DNA ligase has product MPLDAYRRKRDFGKTPEPAGSPSATSAAPSLPSAPATSAPSLPSLPSLASAGTGGRFVVQRHRATRLHYDLRLEVVGVLVSWAVPRGPTLDPDQKRMAMRVEDHPIEYLDFEGVIPARQYGAGDVIVWDWGTWEPEAPRLEPAASLEQGELKFRLRGEKLRGRFTIVRTKPRDGETGEPWLLIHKRDEAAVPGWDAEDHPRSVKAGRTNDEVKADRDALWISAAPSARAEIDLSRAVPAPLPAFVEPMLATLAERAFDSPDWLFEIKWDGYRVQAIVRDGTVRSVTRGGKDAATYFPGLLEPPSWIAAETAIVDGEVVALDADGAPSFELLQRRIAGDPAAGDAPLVYMAFDLLHLDGRSLLKVPLEDRKRLLRDVLRDHPRVRYASHVERDGRAFFAAAEARHLEGIVAKRRQSPYVPGRRSPDWLKLKIRPEQELVVGGYVPGEGSHADLGALLVGVFEGERFRYAGRVGSGLDARTRSMLKARLEALAQADSPFDLAPPRTGALREARFAAPEIVIRAEFVAWTRDGTIRQSAFKGLLEGRDPRSVVRDRPVEVPDAVDDAPDAVGGAPDAVVEVPDGDGPPPRRRAAPSTRSEPSAPGEPRGRSAPKSRAEPNTPCRPSTPKSRASVNRSPMQHSAGRDLAAASEPVDAELDALARLGREGIWRIGGRELKLTNLDKLLFPPAGVPSDGSTEPASDAVSPITKRELIAYFARIAPVMLPHLAERPLNLNRFPNGVGGPSFWQKDLPDTAPAWLRRWHEDWGDRWHGDRDLGTGETGETGETGHAVGPEHRAPNTHLVADEVATLCWLGNQAAFEIHAWTSCLDAPMRPTYALVDIDPGERTTWDETLVLARLFRTALGHLSVIGFPKLTGKRGIQVWIPIVTRYSFAETSAWVEGVSRAVGAMVPELVSWEWAVADRRGRARLDYTQNASIKTLVAPYAVRPMAGAPVSAPIAWDELDDPDLRPDRWTIRTILARVAAAGDLFAGALTSAQELPSLG; this is encoded by the coding sequence ATGCCGCTCGACGCGTATCGCCGGAAACGAGACTTCGGGAAGACTCCCGAGCCGGCCGGGTCGCCTTCGGCGACGTCTGCGGCACCGTCCCTGCCCTCGGCTCCTGCCACATCCGCGCCGTCGCTGCCGTCTCTGCCGTCCCTGGCGTCTGCCGGGACCGGCGGGCGGTTCGTCGTGCAGCGCCATCGGGCGACCCGCCTCCACTACGACCTCCGCCTCGAGGTGGTGGGAGTGCTCGTGAGCTGGGCGGTGCCGCGCGGGCCGACGCTCGATCCCGACCAGAAGCGGATGGCGATGCGCGTCGAGGACCATCCGATCGAGTACCTCGACTTCGAGGGCGTGATCCCCGCCCGACAGTACGGCGCCGGCGACGTCATCGTCTGGGACTGGGGGACCTGGGAGCCCGAGGCCCCCAGGCTGGAACCCGCAGCCTCCCTCGAGCAAGGCGAGCTGAAGTTCCGCCTCCGCGGGGAGAAGCTCCGGGGTCGATTCACGATCGTCAGGACGAAGCCGCGCGACGGTGAGACCGGCGAGCCTTGGCTCCTCATCCACAAGCGTGACGAGGCGGCGGTCCCGGGATGGGATGCGGAGGACCACCCACGGAGCGTGAAGGCCGGCCGGACGAACGACGAGGTGAAGGCGGATCGCGACGCCCTCTGGATCTCGGCGGCCCCTTCCGCCCGCGCCGAGATCGATCTGTCGAGAGCCGTCCCGGCGCCGCTCCCGGCCTTCGTCGAGCCGATGCTCGCGACGCTCGCCGAGCGGGCGTTCGACTCGCCGGACTGGCTCTTCGAGATCAAGTGGGACGGCTATCGGGTCCAGGCCATCGTCCGGGATGGAACCGTCCGGTCCGTGACGCGTGGCGGCAAGGACGCCGCGACGTACTTTCCCGGCCTGCTCGAGCCCCCGAGCTGGATCGCGGCGGAGACGGCGATCGTGGATGGAGAGGTCGTCGCGCTCGATGCGGACGGCGCTCCGTCGTTCGAGCTGCTCCAGCGCCGGATCGCCGGCGATCCGGCCGCAGGGGACGCGCCGCTCGTGTACATGGCGTTCGACCTCCTCCACCTGGACGGACGGTCGCTCCTCAAGGTCCCGCTCGAGGATCGAAAGCGCCTCCTCCGGGACGTCCTGCGTGATCACCCGCGGGTCCGGTACGCGAGCCATGTCGAGCGTGACGGACGGGCGTTCTTCGCCGCCGCGGAAGCCCGCCACCTCGAGGGGATCGTCGCAAAGCGGCGGCAGAGCCCATACGTTCCGGGCCGTCGGTCGCCCGACTGGCTCAAGCTCAAGATCCGGCCGGAACAGGAGCTCGTGGTGGGTGGCTACGTGCCCGGGGAGGGGAGCCACGCCGACCTCGGCGCTCTCCTCGTCGGCGTGTTCGAAGGGGAGCGGTTCCGCTACGCCGGGCGGGTCGGCAGCGGGCTGGACGCCCGGACTCGATCGATGCTCAAGGCGCGCCTCGAGGCGCTCGCACAGGCTGACTCACCGTTCGATCTGGCCCCGCCGCGGACCGGTGCGTTGCGGGAGGCCCGATTCGCCGCCCCCGAGATCGTCATCCGGGCGGAGTTCGTCGCCTGGACCCGCGATGGGACCATCCGCCAGAGCGCATTCAAGGGCCTGCTCGAGGGGCGTGATCCGCGATCCGTCGTGCGCGACCGCCCGGTCGAGGTGCCGGATGCTGTGGACGACGCGCCGGATGCTGTGGGCGGGGCGCCGGATGCTGTGGTCGAGGTGCCGGATGGCGATGGGCCGCCACCTCGGCGCCGCGCTGCGCCGAGCACGCGGAGCGAGCCGAGCGCCCCGGGCGAGCCGCGCGGGCGGAGCGCGCCGAAAAGCCGTGCGGAGCCGAACACGCCGTGCAGGCCGAGCACGCCGAAAAGTCGTGCATCGGTGAACCGTTCACCGATGCAGCATTCGGCGGGTCGCGACCTTGCTGCCGCGAGCGAGCCGGTGGACGCGGAACTCGACGCCCTGGCTCGGCTCGGGCGGGAGGGCATCTGGCGCATCGGTGGCCGCGAGCTCAAGCTGACGAACCTCGACAAGCTGCTGTTCCCGCCGGCGGGGGTGCCGAGCGATGGATCCACCGAGCCCGCCTCCGACGCCGTGTCGCCCATCACGAAGCGGGAGCTCATCGCCTACTTCGCCCGCATCGCGCCGGTCATGCTGCCGCACCTCGCCGAGCGGCCGCTCAACCTCAATCGGTTCCCGAACGGGGTCGGCGGCCCGAGCTTCTGGCAGAAGGACCTGCCCGACACCGCGCCGGCGTGGCTCCGACGCTGGCACGAGGACTGGGGGGACCGCTGGCACGGCGACCGCGACCTCGGGACCGGCGAGACCGGCGAGACCGGCGAGACCGGCCACGCTGTGGGCCCCGAGCACCGTGCGCCGAACACCCACCTCGTCGCCGACGAGGTGGCGACGCTCTGCTGGCTCGGCAACCAGGCCGCCTTCGAGATCCATGCCTGGACGAGCTGCCTCGACGCGCCGATGCGCCCGACCTACGCGCTCGTCGACATCGACCCGGGGGAGCGCACGACCTGGGATGAGACGCTCGTCCTCGCGCGGCTTTTCCGGACGGCGCTCGGGCATCTCAGCGTGATCGGCTTTCCGAAGCTGACCGGCAAGCGCGGCATCCAGGTCTGGATCCCGATCGTCACCCGCTACTCGTTCGCCGAGACGAGCGCGTGGGTGGAGGGCGTCTCTCGCGCCGTCGGCGCGATGGTGCCGGAACTCGTGTCCTGGGAATGGGCCGTCGCCGACCGTCGAGGTCGTGCCCGGCTCGACTACACTCAGAACGCGTCGATCAAGACGCTCGTCGCCCCGTACGCCGTGCGTCCGATGGCCGGGGCTCCGGTCTCCGCTCCGATCGCCTGGGACGAGCTCGACGACCCGGATCTGCGGCCTGACCGCTGGACGATCCGGACGATCCTGGCACGCGTGGCTGCCGCTGGCGACCTCTTCGCCGGTGCGCTCACCTCCGCCCAGGAGCTGCCGTCGCTCGGGTGA
- a CDS encoding TIGR03619 family F420-dependent LLM class oxidoreductase encodes MDYGLALPNLRPGASTESIEAAVEVAERLGYTTVWTTDHVLVDRAAAGEYGRIFDAILTLAYVAGRTSRVRLGTSVLVVPQRQAVVLAKELASLDVLSRGRLTVGVGAGWSESEFANLGASDRYHVRGAYLDEAIRLWRHLWSGSTDPIAGRFHDIPDFVFEPLPVQPGGIPILVGGGSAAAYRRAGTVGDGYHFSSMPPTALEGPLTAVRAAAEAAGRPMPPVSGRVTVLFDATELPAGVTAAAIGSSEAIAADMRAYAAAGVSHVALVLRETNPERYVAKAERFASEVIPLVG; translated from the coding sequence ATGGACTACGGACTTGCGCTGCCGAACCTGCGACCGGGCGCTTCCACGGAGAGCATCGAGGCAGCGGTCGAGGTGGCCGAGCGGCTCGGATACACGACGGTCTGGACGACGGATCACGTGCTCGTCGATCGGGCGGCGGCCGGCGAATATGGGCGGATCTTCGACGCGATCCTCACGCTCGCCTATGTCGCCGGACGGACGTCGCGGGTGCGCCTCGGGACGAGCGTCCTCGTCGTGCCGCAGCGGCAGGCGGTCGTGCTCGCCAAGGAGCTCGCCTCGCTCGACGTGCTGTCGCGCGGTCGGCTGACGGTCGGCGTCGGTGCCGGCTGGAGCGAGAGCGAGTTCGCCAACCTCGGGGCGTCAGACCGTTACCACGTCAGGGGCGCCTATCTCGACGAGGCGATCCGACTGTGGCGCCACCTCTGGTCGGGTTCGACCGATCCGATCGCCGGCCGATTCCACGACATCCCGGACTTCGTCTTCGAGCCGTTGCCGGTCCAGCCGGGCGGCATCCCGATCCTCGTCGGCGGTGGTTCGGCGGCAGCGTATCGACGAGCCGGCACAGTCGGTGACGGGTATCACTTCTCCTCGATGCCGCCGACCGCGCTCGAGGGTCCGCTCACCGCGGTCCGTGCGGCCGCCGAGGCGGCAGGGCGGCCGATGCCACCGGTCTCGGGCCGGGTAACGGTCCTCTTCGACGCGACGGAACTGCCGGCCGGGGTGACGGCGGCGGCCATCGGCTCGTCGGAGGCGATCGCGGCGGACATGCGGGCATACGCGGCGGCCGGGGTCTCGCACGTCGCGCTCGTCCTCCGCGAGACGAACCCGGAACGCTACGTCGCGAAGGCGGAGCGGTTCGCGAGCGAGGTCATCCCGCTCGTCGGCTGA
- a CDS encoding type II toxin-antitoxin system Phd/YefM family antitoxin produces the protein MRTVTALELRGKLGELLDAASAGERIVIERDRRPMAVLVSVEDANRLDDDRDERRRRSLAALDRLDRFRERMAREQPGELDVPDGATVIRQEREARAAHVEDVIRLANERARGEG, from the coding sequence ATGAGAACCGTGACCGCGCTCGAGCTCCGCGGAAAGCTCGGCGAGCTGCTCGACGCCGCGTCCGCCGGCGAGCGGATCGTGATCGAGCGCGACCGCCGACCGATGGCCGTGCTCGTCTCCGTGGAGGACGCCAATCGCCTCGACGACGATCGGGACGAACGGCGCCGTCGCTCGCTCGCGGCTCTCGATCGGCTGGATCGGTTCCGCGAGCGCATGGCGCGAGAGCAACCGGGAGAACTCGACGTGCCGGACGGAGCCACGGTCATCCGTCAGGAGCGTGAGGCTCGAGCGGCGCACGTCGAGGACGTGATCCGGCTGGCCAACGAGCGCGCGCGAGGCGAGGGATGA
- a CDS encoding type II toxin-antitoxin system VapC family toxin, which translates to MTLSIVLDASVAIPLVWQEDVSAVVRRSVDRWVAHGRSLLVPGPFWAEVVNALTRRHGRPGSAVIEALYELDQLMIATVEIDRPLLLAGLDLVERSGLTIHDAIYLALARSTNARLATFDRELIAAGGGDVVDLWAGGELDPGGHLLREEPAPHGMHQGDVTWPTWPGAGSYLATLRRRAIADAEQATSRRP; encoded by the coding sequence ATGACTCTCTCGATCGTGCTCGATGCCTCCGTCGCGATCCCGCTCGTGTGGCAGGAAGACGTGTCGGCGGTCGTCCGCCGGAGCGTGGATCGATGGGTCGCCCATGGACGCTCCCTACTCGTCCCAGGGCCGTTCTGGGCAGAGGTCGTCAACGCCCTGACCAGGCGACACGGGCGCCCGGGGTCGGCGGTGATCGAGGCCCTGTACGAGCTCGATCAGCTCATGATCGCGACCGTCGAGATCGATCGACCGCTGCTCCTCGCGGGGCTCGATCTCGTCGAACGTTCCGGTTTGACGATCCACGATGCGATCTATCTGGCGCTCGCCCGCTCCACGAATGCGCGATTGGCGACGTTCGATCGCGAGCTGATCGCGGCCGGAGGCGGGGACGTCGTCGACCTCTGGGCCGGGGGCGAGCTCGACCCGGGCGGCCACCTCCTCAGGGAAGAGCCGGCGCCGCATGGGATGCATCAAGGCGACGTCACGTGGCCGACATGGCCCGGTGCGGGATCGTATCTCGCAACCTTGCGCCGACGCGCCATCGCGGATGCGGAGCAGGCGACCAGCCGCCGACCATAA
- a CDS encoding MerR family transcriptional regulator produces the protein MPVDASPAASAPAVPPRLVRIQEVASELGLTPRSIRYYEELRLLSPAARSDGSYRLYDASDVERLRFIKALRDDAGFSLAEIGQLMEDEAARVRSREAFAHTVDRDERRALLGDSLERAERQVALLQAKIDRLAAMVTTATERRARVRARLEDLDAGGTGDRR, from the coding sequence ATGCCCGTTGACGCGTCCCCCGCCGCCTCCGCCCCGGCCGTCCCTCCGCGGCTCGTCCGCATCCAGGAAGTCGCCTCCGAGCTCGGCCTGACCCCTCGTTCGATCCGCTACTACGAAGAGCTGCGCCTCCTCAGCCCGGCCGCCCGCAGCGACGGGTCGTACCGGCTGTACGACGCGTCGGACGTGGAGCGCCTGCGGTTCATCAAGGCACTCCGCGACGATGCCGGCTTCTCGCTCGCGGAGATCGGCCAGCTCATGGAGGACGAGGCCGCCCGGGTCCGCAGCCGCGAGGCGTTCGCCCACACCGTCGATCGTGACGAACGCCGTGCCCTGCTCGGCGACTCGCTCGAGCGGGCCGAACGCCAGGTGGCGCTCCTGCAGGCGAAGATCGACCGGCTGGCGGCGATGGTGACGACGGCGACGGAACGGCGGGCCAGGGTCCGTGCCAGGCTCGAGGACCTCGACGCCGGCGGCACGGGGGACCGACGATGA
- a CDS encoding MFS transporter, with amino-acid sequence MNLNPSWHRAHDAGETADSYRWWVLLVTSIGALLASLTSGTLVIALPDILRELHTDLFSLMWIIVGYTLVTTVLVLNAGRLADTIGRSRAYTTGFVIFLVASILCALAPSANALIAARVIQGVGGAFLMATSAALVTDAFPRRELGRALGINAMVVGAGLILGPILGGWLTGFGWRTVFWFNVPIALVGSIAAWVLLVEPAGKRPLLKMDWAGSGLYLVGLMGLMVALAFGGLYGWTTWWIVGGVIAFLVAAPTFLWVESHRADPLLDLSLFRIRLFAMGNLTSLLNGVARNGVLFLLVFYLQGAKGDDPVTAGILLAPLAVGLLVLSPISGALADRYGSRLLATLGMVVTAIGLLGLTTLQVDTPYWQLALWQLVIGAGSGLFNSPNTSAVMGVVPPAQRGVGAGARMMLTNSGFVISIALAIGLVTSAMDPKVLLAIFSGSQVGSSGIDLGPFIGALHVAFWAGVAASALGAVVSLMRGGHTSWEADPEATPQPLGASAVGPSAEPTG; translated from the coding sequence ATGAACCTCAACCCTTCCTGGCACCGCGCGCACGATGCCGGCGAGACCGCCGACAGCTACCGCTGGTGGGTTCTCCTTGTCACGAGCATCGGCGCGCTTCTCGCCTCGCTCACCTCCGGCACCCTCGTCATCGCTCTCCCGGACATCCTCCGCGAGCTCCACACGGATCTGTTCTCGCTCATGTGGATCATCGTCGGCTACACCCTCGTCACGACGGTCCTCGTCCTCAATGCCGGCCGCCTCGCCGACACGATCGGACGGAGCCGCGCCTACACAACGGGTTTCGTCATCTTCCTCGTCGCCTCGATCCTCTGCGCGCTCGCCCCGAGCGCGAACGCCCTCATCGCGGCGCGCGTCATCCAGGGCGTCGGCGGCGCCTTCCTCATGGCCACGTCCGCCGCCCTCGTCACGGACGCGTTCCCCCGCCGCGAGCTCGGGCGGGCGCTCGGCATCAACGCGATGGTCGTTGGTGCCGGACTCATCCTCGGGCCGATCCTCGGCGGCTGGCTGACCGGCTTCGGCTGGCGGACCGTCTTCTGGTTCAACGTTCCGATCGCCCTCGTCGGCTCGATCGCCGCCTGGGTCCTGCTCGTCGAACCGGCCGGGAAGCGGCCGCTCCTGAAGATGGACTGGGCCGGTTCGGGGCTCTACCTCGTCGGCCTCATGGGGCTCATGGTCGCCCTGGCCTTCGGCGGCCTGTACGGCTGGACCACCTGGTGGATCGTCGGCGGTGTCATCGCCTTCCTCGTCGCCGCGCCCACGTTCCTGTGGGTCGAGTCGCATCGAGCGGACCCGCTCCTCGACCTGTCGCTCTTCCGGATCCGCCTCTTCGCGATGGGCAACCTCACGAGCCTCCTCAACGGCGTGGCGCGGAACGGAGTCCTGTTCCTCCTCGTGTTCTACCTCCAGGGCGCGAAGGGCGACGACCCGGTGACCGCCGGCATCCTCCTCGCCCCGCTCGCCGTGGGCCTGCTCGTCCTCTCGCCGATCAGCGGAGCGCTGGCCGACCGCTACGGTTCGCGACTCCTCGCCACGCTCGGGATGGTCGTCACGGCGATCGGCCTGCTCGGCCTCACGACGCTCCAGGTGGACACGCCGTACTGGCAGCTCGCCCTCTGGCAGCTCGTCATCGGCGCCGGATCCGGCCTCTTCAACTCACCGAACACGAGCGCGGTCATGGGGGTCGTCCCGCCGGCCCAGCGCGGGGTCGGCGCCGGAGCCCGGATGATGCTGACGAACAGCGGTTTCGTCATCTCGATCGCCCTCGCCATCGGGCTGGTCACGAGCGCGATGGACCCGAAGGTGCTGCTCGCGATCTTCAGCGGTTCGCAGGTGGGATCGTCCGGGATCGACCTCGGGCCGTTCATCGGCGCCCTCCACGTCGCGTTCTGGGCGGGTGTCGCGGCGAGCGCCCTTGGAGCGGTCGTGTCGCTCATGCGAGGTGGTCACACGAGCTGGGAGGCCGATCCCGAGGCCACCCCCCAGCCCCTGGGTGCATCGGCGGTCGGGCCGTCCGCGGAACCCACCGGATGA